The Streptomyces sp. NBC_00440 genome contains a region encoding:
- a CDS encoding D-alanyl-D-alanine carboxypeptidase family protein codes for MIFRPVVRSLCTGVVVLAAGVTAIAPCAASAPQPRYRPPGSTTGSGTQAPALPGEVSALSWVVADATTGDVLASKDAHRHLPPASTLKTLFALTVLPHLATHRLHTVTRADLDGLGEGSSRVGVVEGRAYRVDDLWRGVFLRSGGDAVHVLASMNGGWQKTRDEMRKRAVRLGAQDTRVMSPDGYDTPGQYSSAFDLAIFGRTGLADPAFARYCSTSVAEFPGGLEKSGRTDAPFEIQNTNRLLAGTQDVSPYPGLIGVKNGYTTEAGNTLIAAAHRGGRTLIVTVMNPQEGTVYEDARSLLDWGFAASGKVRPVGSLRPPVARTSSASAAGPAQAGAALVATHHSTTRKASVLGGFAAVGALLASLSASLWLLRRRMRR; via the coding sequence ATGATCTTCAGACCAGTGGTACGAAGCCTCTGCACCGGAGTTGTGGTGCTGGCCGCCGGCGTCACCGCGATCGCTCCCTGTGCCGCGTCGGCCCCGCAGCCCCGCTACCGCCCGCCCGGCAGCACGACGGGGAGCGGGACCCAGGCCCCGGCGTTGCCGGGAGAGGTCTCGGCTCTGTCCTGGGTGGTCGCCGACGCGACCACCGGCGATGTGCTGGCGTCGAAGGACGCCCACCGCCATCTGCCCCCGGCCAGCACCCTCAAGACACTCTTCGCCCTCACGGTGTTACCCCATCTGGCCACGCACCGGCTGCACACCGTGACCCGCGCGGATCTGGACGGCCTCGGTGAGGGGAGCAGCCGCGTCGGAGTGGTCGAGGGGCGCGCCTACCGGGTCGACGACCTGTGGCGCGGGGTCTTCCTCCGCTCGGGCGGCGACGCGGTGCACGTGCTGGCGTCCATGAACGGCGGCTGGCAGAAGACCAGGGACGAGATGCGCAAGCGGGCCGTCCGGCTGGGGGCCCAGGACACCCGTGTCATGTCCCCGGACGGCTACGACACACCCGGCCAGTACTCGTCGGCCTTCGATCTCGCGATCTTCGGCCGCACCGGCCTGGCCGACCCGGCGTTCGCCCGCTACTGCTCGACGAGCGTCGCGGAGTTCCCCGGCGGCCTTGAGAAGTCCGGCCGGACCGACGCACCGTTCGAGATCCAGAACACCAACCGCCTGCTGGCTGGTACGCAGGACGTCAGCCCCTACCCGGGTCTCATCGGCGTCAAGAACGGCTACACCACTGAGGCGGGCAACACCCTGATCGCCGCGGCGCACCGGGGCGGCCGCACGCTGATCGTGACGGTGATGAACCCTCAGGAGGGCACGGTCTACGAGGATGCCCGCTCGCTTCTCGACTGGGGCTTCGCCGCGTCCGGCAAGGTGCGGCCGGTCGGCTCGCTCCGGCCCCCCGTCGCGAGGACCAGTTCGGCGTCGGCCGCCGGCCCGGCGCAGGCGGGCGCGGCGCTCGTGGCGACCCACCACTCCACGACCAGGAAGGCTTCGGTGCTGGGAGGCTTCGCGGCGGTCGGGGCCCTGCTGGCTTCGCTCTCCGCGTCGCTCTGGCTGCTGCGGCGGCGGATGCGGCGCTGA
- a CDS encoding urea transporter: MSAAEQAVQARSRAPFRIGQVQLRGIAQVTLSANPWTGLLFTVGLFAEGWRTGVYGLLGAGVSAATAALLGADRGNLVKGLEGYCGCLTGLALLVTFGSSGRTVLLTVLGAAVCPILSAAAGRVLGRVGLPVLTAPYCLVAGALMIALPTAPAAAAATARVGGFTTLSAAEAGRAFCDNIGQIFFLDKWYAGLILLVGILVTSRAAAVAAAGASALALLTACVAGLPADRITEGLYGYNGVLCAIALGATFLTLTPWTAGYAALAVVASVPFTAAWEAFTRPSGGSPFTWPFVVTTWLFLAAGPALGRPGISFEKAE; the protein is encoded by the coding sequence ATGTCTGCGGCGGAACAAGCGGTGCAGGCAAGGAGCCGGGCACCGTTCCGGATCGGGCAGGTACAGCTGCGGGGCATCGCACAGGTCACCCTCAGCGCGAACCCGTGGACCGGATTGCTGTTCACCGTCGGGCTGTTCGCCGAAGGGTGGCGTACCGGCGTGTACGGGCTGCTCGGCGCGGGCGTGTCCGCCGCGACCGCCGCCCTGCTGGGCGCCGATCGCGGAAATCTCGTCAAGGGGCTTGAGGGCTACTGCGGTTGCCTGACCGGTCTCGCCCTTCTCGTCACCTTCGGCTCGTCGGGACGTACCGTCCTGCTCACGGTCCTCGGCGCGGCGGTCTGCCCCATATTGAGCGCGGCGGCCGGCCGCGTCCTCGGGCGCGTCGGACTGCCCGTGCTGACAGCCCCGTACTGCCTGGTCGCCGGAGCGCTGATGATCGCGCTGCCGACGGCCCCGGCCGCGGCCGCGGCCACCGCGCGGGTCGGCGGGTTCACCACACTGAGCGCCGCAGAGGCCGGCCGGGCCTTCTGCGACAACATCGGGCAGATCTTCTTCCTCGACAAGTGGTACGCGGGCCTGATCCTGCTGGTCGGGATCCTGGTCACCTCGCGGGCCGCCGCCGTCGCAGCGGCCGGCGCCAGCGCTCTCGCGCTGCTGACCGCCTGCGTCGCCGGGCTGCCGGCCGACCGGATCACCGAGGGCCTCTACGGCTACAACGGGGTGCTCTGTGCCATTGCGCTGGGAGCCACCTTCCTGACACTCACTCCGTGGACCGCCGGGTACGCCGCACTCGCCGTGGTGGCCTCCGTCCCCTTCACCGCCGCCTGGGAGGCGTTCACCCGGCCGTCCGGCGGATCCCCCTTCACCTGGCCGTTCGTTGTGACGACCTGGCTCTTCCTCGCGGCGGGTCCAGCGCTGGGCCGGCCCGGCATCTCATTCGAGAAAGCAGAGTGA
- a CDS encoding urease subunit gamma produces MNLAPREIDKLHVYVVADLARRRRARGTKLNYSEAAALITEAVLEAARDGHTVAECMELGRKIVAQDDVMPGVREMLTVLQVETAFVDGTKLVTCHDPISA; encoded by the coding sequence ATGAATCTCGCACCACGCGAAATCGACAAGCTCCACGTCTATGTGGTGGCCGACCTGGCCCGCCGCCGCAGGGCCAGGGGAACCAAGCTCAACTACAGCGAGGCCGCCGCGCTGATCACCGAGGCCGTCCTGGAGGCAGCACGCGACGGCCACACCGTCGCCGAGTGCATGGAGCTGGGCCGCAAGATCGTCGCCCAGGACGACGTGATGCCCGGCGTGCGCGAGATGCTCACGGTCCTTCAGGTCGAGACGGCGTTCGTCGACGGGACGAAGCTGGTCACCTGTCACGACCCGATCAGTGCCTGA
- a CDS encoding urease subunit beta, translating into MSGGAHYLYGDDPVEINANRATVRLTVANTGDRAIQIGSHYHFFEINRALRFDREAAFGMRLDIPSGTAVRFEPGDSREVGLCAFGGAGRLVGFAGLVNGGLSAPDTKRDALRRASELGFTHADTAGTDSTGNTPGADSTAGTEGTQH; encoded by the coding sequence ATGTCGGGCGGAGCCCACTACCTCTACGGAGATGACCCCGTAGAGATCAACGCCAACCGGGCCACGGTCAGGCTCACGGTCGCCAACACCGGCGACCGTGCCATCCAGATCGGGTCGCACTACCACTTCTTCGAGATCAACCGCGCGCTGCGCTTCGACCGTGAAGCCGCCTTCGGTATGCGCCTGGACATCCCCTCCGGCACCGCCGTGCGCTTCGAGCCCGGCGACAGCCGGGAGGTCGGCCTGTGCGCCTTCGGCGGCGCCGGGCGGCTCGTCGGATTCGCCGGGCTCGTCAACGGCGGCCTTTCGGCACCCGACACCAAGCGCGACGCGCTGCGCCGCGCGTCGGAGCTGGGATTCACACACGCCGACACCGCCGGTACGGACAGCACAGGGAACACGCCCGGCGCCGACAGCACCGCGGGCACCGAGGGGACTCAGCACTGA
- the ureC gene encoding urease subunit alpha: MAIIPRKQYTDLFGPTVGDRFHLADTNLVVEVEYDHNAGSYGEEAVYGGGKAIRDGMAQDPSALNREGALDLVITNVVVMDPVLGVVKGDIGVRGGLIVGVGKAGNPQLQNGVDPKLVIGPGTEVISGEHLIATAGGVDTHIHFISPQQAQEGLSNGITTFFGGGTGPTDGTNGTTCTPGPWNIHRMLEAVEDLPVNVGLLGKGNGSRPEALREQIEAGAAGLKVHEDWGATPAAIDTALRVADEHDVQMAIHTDTLNEGGFFEDTLSAINGRTIHTFHTEGAGGGHAPDIIRVSGEANVLPASTNPTLPYTVNAVDELLDMVMVCHHLSRDIPEDVSFADSRVRAETIAAETVLHDLGVISIFSSDSQAMGRVGESFVRAFQTAHHCKELRGPLAEDSSRNDNARVLRYLAKLTINPAIAVGAADVIGSLEPGKLADIVLWPMHSFGAKPKLIIKGGMVNWALMGDPNASLPTPQPVYYRPMFGSYGRAKQQTSVTFMSQASIAAGVPAELGLQRRTEPVQRCRTIGKQHMVRNDALPRIEVDPETYKVTVDGEPATIEPAEKLPLNHLFYIV, translated from the coding sequence ATGGCGATCATTCCGCGCAAGCAGTACACGGACCTGTTCGGCCCCACCGTGGGCGACCGGTTCCACCTCGCCGACACCAACCTGGTCGTCGAGGTCGAGTACGACCACAACGCCGGTTCCTACGGGGAAGAGGCCGTCTACGGAGGCGGCAAGGCCATCCGTGACGGCATGGCCCAGGACCCGTCCGCGCTCAACCGCGAGGGCGCCCTCGACCTGGTCATCACCAACGTCGTGGTCATGGACCCGGTGCTCGGCGTCGTCAAGGGCGACATCGGTGTCCGCGGCGGTCTGATCGTCGGGGTCGGCAAGGCCGGCAACCCGCAGCTCCAGAACGGCGTGGACCCCAAGCTCGTCATCGGCCCCGGCACCGAGGTGATCTCCGGCGAGCACCTGATCGCCACCGCGGGCGGCGTCGACACGCACATCCACTTCATCTCGCCGCAGCAGGCCCAGGAGGGCCTGTCCAACGGCATCACCACCTTCTTCGGCGGCGGCACCGGGCCGACCGACGGCACGAACGGCACGACCTGCACCCCCGGCCCGTGGAACATCCACCGGATGCTGGAGGCCGTGGAGGACCTGCCGGTCAACGTGGGTCTGCTCGGCAAGGGCAACGGCAGCCGGCCCGAGGCCCTGCGCGAGCAGATCGAGGCGGGCGCGGCCGGTCTGAAGGTGCACGAGGACTGGGGCGCGACCCCGGCCGCCATCGACACCGCGCTGCGGGTCGCCGATGAGCACGACGTGCAGATGGCCATCCACACCGACACCCTCAACGAGGGCGGCTTCTTCGAGGACACCCTGTCCGCGATCAATGGCCGGACCATCCACACCTTCCACACCGAGGGAGCGGGCGGCGGCCACGCCCCGGACATCATCCGGGTCTCGGGCGAGGCCAACGTACTGCCCGCCTCCACCAACCCGACGCTGCCGTACACGGTCAACGCGGTGGACGAGCTGCTCGACATGGTGATGGTCTGTCACCACCTGTCCCGCGACATCCCCGAGGACGTCTCGTTCGCCGACAGCCGGGTGCGCGCCGAGACGATCGCGGCCGAGACCGTACTGCACGACCTCGGCGTGATCAGCATCTTCTCCTCCGACTCCCAGGCCATGGGCCGGGTCGGCGAGTCGTTCGTCCGGGCGTTCCAGACCGCGCACCACTGCAAGGAGCTGCGCGGCCCGCTGGCCGAGGACAGCTCCCGCAACGACAACGCACGCGTGCTGCGGTACCTGGCCAAGCTGACCATCAACCCCGCCATCGCGGTCGGCGCGGCCGATGTGATCGGCTCCCTGGAGCCCGGCAAGCTCGCCGACATCGTGCTCTGGCCGATGCACTCCTTCGGCGCCAAGCCGAAGCTGATCATCAAGGGCGGCATGGTCAACTGGGCGCTGATGGGCGACCCCAACGCGTCGCTGCCGACGCCGCAGCCCGTCTACTACCGCCCGATGTTCGGCTCGTACGGCCGCGCCAAGCAGCAGACCTCGGTCACCTTCATGTCGCAGGCCTCCATCGCCGCGGGCGTCCCCGCGGAACTGGGTCTGCAGCGGCGGACCGAGCCCGTGCAGCGCTGCCGGACCATCGGGAAGCAGCACATGGTGCGCAACGACGCGCTGCCGCGCATCGAGGTGGACCCGGAGACGTACAAGGTCACCGTCGACGGCGAGCCCGCGACGATCGAACCCGCCGAGAAACTCCCGCTCAACCACCTCTTCTACATCGTCTGA
- a CDS encoding urease accessory protein UreF, whose product MPTAALLTGLQLTDSAFPSGYYTLSHGLEGFQQARAVTPRTLPGLLNDLLRHSAGPSDATALALAHRAVTAGDWAEVTAVEQRLHATKLGREARQACVRTGRQLLDLAAEVYGTPEIEQYRTLYRDGAVRGCQPVVAAAVHAGNTVSVRQAVTCELFAFAASFVGAALRLRLTDHRQAQVVLHRAVPVIEETAEAALERELSDIGGFVPVADIMAGRHERAEARLFAS is encoded by the coding sequence ATGCCCACAGCCGCGCTGCTGACCGGGCTCCAGCTCACCGACTCGGCCTTCCCCAGCGGCTACTACACGCTCTCCCACGGTCTGGAGGGCTTCCAGCAGGCCCGTGCGGTGACCCCGCGCACCCTGCCCGGCCTCCTGAACGACCTGCTGCGCCACAGCGCGGGGCCGTCCGACGCCACCGCGCTCGCGCTCGCGCACCGCGCCGTCACCGCCGGCGACTGGGCGGAGGTGACGGCCGTCGAGCAGCGGCTGCACGCCACCAAACTGGGCCGTGAGGCCCGGCAGGCCTGTGTCCGTACCGGGCGGCAGCTCCTCGACCTGGCGGCGGAGGTGTACGGAACCCCGGAGATCGAGCAGTACCGCACCCTCTACCGGGACGGCGCCGTGCGCGGCTGCCAGCCGGTCGTCGCCGCCGCGGTCCACGCCGGCAACACGGTGTCCGTACGGCAGGCGGTCACCTGCGAACTGTTCGCCTTCGCGGCAAGTTTCGTGGGGGCCGCCCTACGGCTCCGGCTGACCGACCACCGCCAGGCGCAGGTCGTACTGCACCGGGCGGTGCCGGTCATCGAGGAGACCGCGGAAGCCGCCCTGGAGCGGGAGCTGTCCGACATCGGCGGCTTCGTTCCGGTGGCGGACATCATGGCCGGCCGTCATGAGCGGGCGGAGGCCCGGCTGTTCGCCAGCTAG
- the ureG gene encoding urease accessory protein UreG, translated as MQARHHHSHDELLRRPKDGVLRVGIAGPVGSGKTALIEALVPVLFARGRTPAVITNDIFTSEDAAHVRRTLDGILDADRIVGVETGACPHTAVRDDPTMNQAAADELLERHPDVDTLLFESGGDNLTLTFSPALVDLFLFVLDTAEGDKMPRKRGPGITECELLVINKVDIAQYVRCNLETMESDALKVREGRPVVLTNSLTGDGLDTIADFILAHEAAQEAAPA; from the coding sequence ATGCAGGCCCGGCACCACCACAGCCACGACGAACTCCTGCGGCGCCCGAAGGACGGCGTCCTGCGGGTAGGGATCGCAGGTCCGGTCGGCTCGGGGAAGACGGCTCTGATCGAGGCGCTCGTCCCCGTACTGTTCGCGCGCGGCCGTACCCCGGCCGTCATCACCAACGACATCTTCACCTCCGAGGACGCCGCCCACGTCCGGCGCACGCTCGACGGGATCCTGGACGCGGACCGGATCGTCGGCGTCGAGACCGGGGCCTGCCCGCACACCGCGGTCCGGGACGACCCGACGATGAACCAGGCGGCGGCCGACGAGCTCCTGGAGCGCCACCCCGACGTGGACACGCTGCTCTTCGAGAGCGGCGGCGACAACCTGACGCTCACCTTCAGTCCCGCACTGGTCGACCTCTTCCTGTTCGTCCTCGACACGGCCGAGGGCGACAAGATGCCGCGCAAGCGGGGCCCCGGCATCACCGAGTGCGAACTGCTCGTCATCAACAAGGTCGACATCGCCCAGTACGTGCGGTGCAACCTGGAGACCATGGAGTCGGACGCCCTCAAGGTCCGGGAGGGGCGGCCCGTGGTGCTGACCAACTCCCTCACCGGCGACGGCCTCGACACCATCGCCGACTTCATCCTGGCCCACGAAGCCGCCCAGGAGGCGGCTCCCGCGTGA
- a CDS encoding urease accessory protein UreD, which produces MTTAPARLDPAHYEPRRTPARLLGLAGPADTLAAGRPGKVGLLELRYARVGDRTELVDRYQKSPLQIMRPLYIDPHRPDLPVTYLMSTGGGILQADRNRIDIDCGPGTSVHLTTQAATKVHRMEFDHATQMVNLTVGEGSYVEYLPDPLIPYRDARFYQHTLVTADPSATVLLGETIAAGRLARDERHAYRMLFSDLEVQRPDGTLLAADTVRLEPHGPGGVTGPAVFAGHDLMASLYVLTPLAPAALVADTLHEALAATGLVFGVSVLPDDTGAWVRVMGSDSPAVTRALRAAWDAVRRLLIGVPAPDLRKT; this is translated from the coding sequence GTGACCACGGCGCCCGCGCGGCTGGATCCCGCGCACTACGAACCCCGGCGGACACCGGCCCGGCTGCTCGGCCTGGCCGGTCCGGCGGACACCCTGGCCGCCGGGCGCCCCGGCAAGGTCGGCCTGCTCGAACTGCGCTACGCGCGCGTCGGCGACCGCACCGAACTCGTCGACCGCTACCAGAAGTCGCCGCTGCAGATCATGCGGCCGCTGTACATCGACCCGCACCGGCCCGACCTGCCGGTGACCTATCTGATGTCGACCGGCGGCGGCATCCTCCAGGCCGACCGCAACCGGATCGACATCGACTGCGGCCCCGGCACCTCCGTGCACCTGACGACGCAGGCCGCCACCAAGGTGCACCGCATGGAGTTCGACCACGCGACCCAGATGGTCAACCTGACTGTGGGGGAGGGCAGTTACGTCGAGTACTTGCCCGATCCGCTGATCCCGTACCGGGACGCGCGTTTCTACCAGCACACCCTGGTGACGGCCGATCCGTCGGCGACCGTACTCCTCGGCGAGACGATCGCGGCCGGGCGGCTGGCCCGGGACGAACGGCACGCCTACCGGATGCTCTTCAGTGACCTGGAGGTCCAGCGCCCCGACGGCACGCTGCTGGCGGCCGACACCGTACGCCTCGAACCGCACGGCCCGGGCGGGGTGACAGGACCCGCGGTCTTCGCGGGTCATGACCTGATGGCCTCGCTGTATGTGCTCACACCGCTGGCCCCCGCCGCCCTGGTCGCCGACACCCTCCACGAGGCGCTGGCGGCCACCGGCCTGGTCTTCGGCGTGAGCGTGCTGCCCGACGACACGGGCGCGTGGGTGCGCGTGATGGGAAGCGACTCCCCGGCCGTCACCCGTGCGCTGCGTGCCGCGTGGGATGCCGTACGCCGCCTGCTCATCGGGGTGCCGGCGCCGGACCTGCGCAAGACCTGA
- a CDS encoding response regulator transcription factor, giving the protein MSTPSEVSGRVRIVVCDDHVVVRAGVLALLGSAPGIEVVGEAGTGEEAVTLAAGLVPDVVLMDLQLGAGIDGVETTRRITSAAVPPGGPHVLVLTTYDTDADITRAIEAGATGYLLKAVRPDELFDAIHAAAQGRTALSPPVASRVMARMRSPRPSLTPRELDILGQLAHGLGNRDIARALFISEATVKTHLGRIYSKLGVETRAGAVATAKEQRLIP; this is encoded by the coding sequence GTGAGCACCCCGTCCGAGGTCTCGGGGCGGGTGCGGATCGTCGTCTGCGACGACCACGTCGTCGTCCGCGCGGGCGTGCTCGCCCTGCTCGGCAGCGCCCCCGGCATCGAGGTGGTCGGCGAGGCCGGCACCGGGGAGGAGGCCGTGACGCTCGCCGCCGGGCTGGTCCCCGATGTCGTCCTCATGGACCTCCAGCTGGGCGCGGGTATCGACGGCGTCGAGACCACCCGCCGCATCACGTCCGCCGCGGTCCCCCCGGGCGGCCCGCATGTGCTGGTCCTCACCACGTACGACACGGACGCGGACATCACCCGGGCCATCGAGGCCGGCGCGACGGGTTATCTGCTGAAGGCCGTGCGCCCCGATGAACTCTTCGACGCCATCCACGCGGCAGCACAGGGCCGCACCGCGCTCTCCCCTCCGGTCGCCAGCCGGGTGATGGCCCGGATGCGCAGCCCCCGGCCCTCGCTCACCCCCCGGGAACTGGACATCCTCGGCCAGCTCGCCCACGGCCTCGGCAACCGCGACATCGCCCGTGCCCTGTTCATCAGCGAGGCGACCGTGAAGACCCATCTGGGCCGTATCTACAGCAAGCTGGGCGTCGAGACGCGGGCGGGGGCCGTCGCGACGGCGAAGGAGCAGCGTCTCATTCCGTAG
- a CDS encoding class I SAM-dependent methyltransferase, translated as MDVRSSDGSAGDVDYGSFGTGYANYRRPDPRIAQVIADALGGARKVVNVGAGAGSYESAAVAVTAVEPSESMRAQRSTGLPRAVDAVAENLPFADGEFDGAMTLFSVHQWSDVDVGLREMRRVTRGPVAVLTCDPGLVRDFWLYEYAPEVLDTEARRYPALGTMAEALGGTVDVQAVPIPLDCTDGFNEAYYGRPEMLLDPAARQACSAWSFVDDGVRERFTDRLRADLDSGAWDARFGHLRSQSHYEGSLVIVRATPQDAQETEEQHHGGT; from the coding sequence ATGGATGTCCGCAGCTCTGATGGCAGCGCCGGTGATGTCGACTACGGCAGCTTCGGCACCGGCTACGCGAACTACCGGCGGCCCGATCCCCGGATCGCCCAGGTCATCGCCGACGCTCTGGGCGGTGCCCGGAAGGTCGTCAACGTGGGTGCGGGAGCGGGTTCGTACGAGTCCGCCGCAGTGGCCGTCACGGCGGTCGAGCCGTCCGAGTCGATGCGGGCGCAGCGGTCCACGGGTCTGCCCAGGGCGGTGGACGCGGTCGCGGAGAACCTGCCGTTCGCGGACGGGGAGTTCGACGGGGCGATGACTCTCTTCAGCGTGCACCAATGGTCCGACGTCGACGTGGGTCTGCGGGAGATGCGCCGGGTGACACGTGGCCCGGTGGCCGTACTGACCTGCGATCCGGGACTGGTCAGGGACTTCTGGCTGTACGAGTACGCCCCCGAGGTCCTGGATACCGAGGCGCGGCGCTACCCTGCGCTCGGGACGATGGCCGAGGCCCTCGGCGGCACCGTCGACGTACAGGCCGTGCCGATCCCGCTGGACTGCACGGACGGGTTCAACGAGGCGTACTACGGCCGCCCGGAGATGCTGCTCGACCCGGCCGCCCGGCAGGCGTGCTCGGCCTGGAGTTTCGTGGACGACGGGGTGCGCGAGCGGTTCACGGACCGGCTGCGCGCGGATCTGGACTCCGGAGCGTGGGACGCGCGCTTCGGTCACCTGCGCAGCCAGTCGCACTACGAGGGATCGCTCGTTATCGTGCGTGCGACACCGCAAGATGCCCAGGAAACAGAGGAACAGCACCATGGCGGTACCTGA
- a CDS encoding M24 family metallopeptidase, with protein sequence MAVPDRMDEQLRALGLVEAQRKAVALFAEVETRRLVAPGAGEREVSDRIRDLANEMFGTTKHWHKRIVRSGPHTMFPYQENPPDRMIGADDIAFADFGPIFEEYEADFGRTFVLGGDPHKQRLRDDLATVFAAGREAFRADPDITGQQLYAQVERLAAEAGWTLGGWHAGHLVGEFPHETIDGAKAESYITPDNDTPLRRTDRAGWRCHWILEIHLVDEENRFGGFYEQLLDLA encoded by the coding sequence ATGGCGGTACCTGATCGGATGGACGAGCAACTGCGCGCGCTCGGGCTGGTGGAGGCGCAGCGCAAGGCGGTGGCCCTCTTCGCGGAGGTCGAGACCCGGCGCCTGGTGGCGCCGGGCGCCGGTGAGCGGGAGGTCAGCGACCGGATCCGGGACCTCGCGAACGAGATGTTCGGGACGACGAAGCACTGGCACAAGCGGATCGTCCGCTCCGGCCCGCACACGATGTTCCCGTACCAGGAGAATCCGCCGGACCGGATGATCGGTGCGGACGACATCGCGTTCGCCGACTTCGGCCCGATCTTCGAGGAGTACGAGGCGGACTTCGGACGCACCTTCGTCCTCGGCGGCGACCCGCACAAGCAGCGGCTGCGCGACGACCTGGCGACGGTGTTCGCGGCGGGCCGGGAGGCGTTCCGGGCGGACCCGGACATCACGGGGCAGCAGCTGTACGCGCAGGTCGAGCGGCTGGCCGCCGAAGCGGGCTGGACGCTGGGCGGCTGGCACGCGGGCCATCTGGTCGGCGAGTTCCCGCACGAGACGATCGACGGGGCGAAGGCGGAGTCGTACATCACGCCGGACAACGACACCCCGCTCCGCCGCACCGACCGCGCCGGGTGGCGCTGCCACTGGATCCTGGAGATCCATCTGGTCGACGAGGAGAACCGCTTCGGTGGTTTCTACGAGCAGCTTCTCGACCTCGCCTGA
- a CDS encoding SAM-dependent methyltransferase — protein sequence MTQGGFRAEGIDTSRPHPARIYDYLLGGKDNYQVDQQAAEELAAAAPEVRIGVRANRAFLRRAVRYVLGSGVRQILDIGTGLPTSPNVHETAREVAPDVRIAYVDNDPIVNAHANALLSRSGATSVVLADLRDPQAILHHPDIRRVIDFDEPVAVLLIAILHFLTEAEKPEQVVATLRDALPAGSFLVLSHATSDFADRSAAQAVYNNATATLNLRSRAEVERFFDGFELVGPGLAQVPFWRPDTPPPAGSDEIGFYGGVARKTG from the coding sequence GTGACACAGGGCGGCTTCCGTGCCGAGGGGATCGACACCAGCAGGCCGCACCCCGCGCGGATCTACGACTACCTGCTGGGCGGCAAGGACAACTACCAGGTCGACCAGCAGGCCGCCGAGGAACTCGCCGCCGCGGCGCCCGAGGTGCGGATCGGGGTACGGGCGAACCGTGCCTTCCTGCGGCGCGCCGTCAGATATGTGCTCGGCAGCGGCGTCCGGCAGATCCTCGATATCGGCACCGGGCTGCCCACCTCGCCCAATGTGCACGAGACCGCCCGGGAAGTGGCGCCGGACGTGCGCATCGCGTACGTCGACAACGACCCCATCGTGAACGCACATGCCAACGCGCTGCTCAGCCGCTCCGGCGCGACCAGCGTCGTGCTCGCCGACCTGCGCGACCCGCAAGCCATCCTGCACCACCCCGACATCCGCCGGGTCATCGACTTCGACGAGCCGGTCGCCGTGCTCCTCATCGCCATCCTCCACTTCCTCACCGAAGCCGAGAAGCCCGAGCAGGTCGTCGCCACCCTGCGCGACGCGCTGCCGGCCGGCAGCTTCCTGGTGCTCTCGCACGCCACGAGCGACTTCGCCGACCGAAGCGCGGCCCAGGCCGTCTACAACAACGCCACCGCCACCCTGAACCTGCGCTCCCGGGCCGAGGTGGAGCGGTTCTTCGACGGCTTCGAACTCGTCGGACCCGGCCTGGCCCAGGTGCCGTTCTGGCGCCCGGACACCCCGCCGCCGGCCGGGTCCGACGAGATCGGCTTCTACGGCGGGGTGGCCCGCAAGACCGGCTGA